In Cryptomeria japonica chromosome 10, Sugi_1.0, whole genome shotgun sequence, a genomic segment contains:
- the LOC131033241 gene encoding putative WEB family protein At1g65010, chloroplastic has protein sequence MLASKSRSGSSDIPHRTSPGTPRVSKQPRGVGGSDGEATRTSQTGRNSLDKVSKIPDRRSPRSTLAEKRVSAPKASELQQQLNQVQEDLKKAKEQLALAENAKAKALEEVEESKKAADEANLKLSEALVAQKKALEQSESEKFRADELEQATIEASQKRDQAWQSELEAVQRQHALDVSALLSTTQELQRVKQDLSIATESKSKALKLAEDAASAAEANAKRAEELFAELGTAKESLDAAYANRMSVEDEKAATNAQLESEAEEAAALAAKANEKVELLKKELANAKDLESKLSETQGLVEKLSSELQNAKESESKAAMLAAEANMKLETAEIEAERAREAENKAFESLMSATTELEDAKMCLEKAKADSASLSETVDSLRSELERRNQELEDVERCREKALIESGSLTESLEAMKTELDKSKADLIDAQNKEQLAVSKVSQLTEEMNAVRDELQQALEAEEKSKKAMDDLVLALHEVTEEAGDARQVVEAAQEDLRAAKLEAENWKAELEDTQKKYQEMLDEARTEMEEAKQAAERAKLEVEESMVAWNERESKLVDCIRQAESEANTAKEDASKLLDSLQEAESEAKAAKEEVNRLLIALQESENEANTAKQDVSKLSVSLHQAEDEATAAEENANNLLDSLKQFEAEASAAKEDVDNAKVEIAILKDALMDKENELQSIIQENEDLKYNEAAALRKVEQLKESLILASSQKSDDHETKVTKEEYDLLQRKLQEAEEHANKRIAEVLEQVKSANTKEQETREKLDVANLELENLRKRESESSENLEAVRIANLAMDADLKKSKEEAEEWKKAADMAKAAVALSRNGEMNGKVVNRSVSVQEHLPSESFGDVPSVKIPSPLKSEGLDQTETMSLEEVDQPESPTKKKKKAMLRKFGDLLKKKSHHK, from the exons ATGTTGGCTTCCAAATCAAG ATCTGGGTCGTCCGATATCCCCCATCGGACTTCTCCTGGGACTCCTAGAGTTAGCAAACAGCCCAGAGGCGTGGGCGGTTCTGATGGCGAGGCAACACGCACGTCACAAACGGGTAGGAATTCACTGGATAAAGTTTCAAAGATACCGGACCGTAGATCTCCCAGAAGTACATTGGCTGAG AAACGGGTGAGCGCTCCCAAAGCATCAGAACTGCAGCAGCAGCTGAATCAAGTTCAGGAGGATTTGAAAAAAGCAAAGGAACAATTGGCCCTGGCAGAGAATGCGAAGGCCAAGGCCCTTGAGGAGGTGGAAGAGAGCAAGAAGGCAGCTGATGAGGCCAATCTGAAATTGAGCGAGGCCTTGGTTGCCCAGAAGAAGGCTTTGGAGCAATCTGAGAGCGAGAAGTTTCGTGCCGATGAGCTGGAGCAGGCCACCATTGAGGCCTCTCAGAAGAGGGATCAGGCTTGGCAGTCTGAGCTTGAGGCTGTGCAGAGGCAGCATGCTCTGGATGTGTCTGCCTTACTGTCCACTACCCAAGAACTTCAGAGAGTCAAGCAGGATCTATCTATTGCCACAGAATCGAAATCAAAGGCATTGAAATTGGCAGAGGATGCCGCCAGTGCTGCTGAGGCGAACGCTAAGAGGGCAGAGGAATTGTTTGCAGAACTAGGGACTGCGAAAGAGTCCCTGGATGCGGCGTATGCCAATCGCATGTCTGTTGAGGATGAGAAGGCTGCTACCAATGCGCAATTGGAGTCCGAAGCCGAAGAAGCAGCTGCATTGGCAGCCAAGGCTAATGAAaaagttgaattgttgaaaaagGAGTTGGCAAATGCCAAAGATCTTGAGTCAAAGCTATCTGAGACTCAGGGTTTGGTGGAAAAACTCAGCTCTGAGCTACAAAATGCTAAGGAATCTGAGTCCAAGGCTGCAATGCTAGCTGCAGAGGCTAATATGAAACTTGAGACAGCGGAGATTGAAGCTGAGAGAGCAAGGGAGGCTGAGAATAAGGCCTTTGAATCCCTTATGTCAGCAACCACTGAGCTAGAGGATGCAAAAATGTGTCTGGAAAAGGCCAAGGCCGATTCTGCATCTCTTAGTGAAACAGTGGATTCATTGAGGAGTGAACTTGAAAGAAGAAATCAAGAGCTAGAAGATGTAGAGAGGTGTCGTGAAAAGGCCTTGATAGAATCAGGTTCTCTtacagaatctttggaagcaatgAAGACTGAACTTGATAAGAGCAAAGCGGATCTGATTGACGCACAGAATAAGGAGCAACTTGCAGTTTCCAAAGTATCTCAGTTGACAGAAGAGATGAATGCAGTCAGAGACGAACTTCAACAGGCTCTAGAAGCAGAGGAGAAAAGTAAGAAGGCCATGGATGACCTTGTATTGGCTCTGCATGAAGTGACTGAAGAAGCCGGTGATGCAAGACAAGTGGTTGAGGCTGCACAGGAAGATTTAAGGGCTGCAAAATTGGAAGCAGAGAATTGGAAGGCTGAATTAGAAGATACGCAGAAAAAGTATCAAGAAATGTTAGATGAAGCAAGAACAGAAATGGAGGAAGCTAAACAGGCAGCAGAAAGAGCAAAGTTGGAGGTTGAGGAATCCATGGTTGCATGGAATGAAAGGGAGAGTAAATTGGTAGATTGTATCAGACAAGCAGAATCTGAGGCTAATACAGCAAAAGAAGATGCAAGTAAGCTCTTAGATTCTCTTCAAGAAGCAGAATCTGAGGCTAAAGCAGCAAAAGAAGAGGTTAACAGATTGCTAATTGCTCTTCAAGAAAGTGAAAATGAGGCAAACACAGCAAAACAAGATGTAAGCAAATTATCAGTTTCTCTTCATCAAGCTGAAGATGAAGCTACTGCAGCAGAAGAAAATGCAAATAATTTGTTGGATTCACTCAAACAATTTGAGGCAGAAGCTTCTGCAGCAAAAGAAGATGTAGATAATGCTAAAGTGGAAATTGCCATACTCAAGGATGCTCTGATGGACAAGGAAAATGAATTGCAAAGCATTATACAAGAAAATGAAGATCTGAAATACAATGAGGCCGCTGCTCTTCGGAAAGTGGAACAACTAAAGGAGTCACTGATCTTAGCTTCTTCCCAGAAATCAGATGACCATGAAACTAAAGTTACAAAAGAAGAATATGATCTGCTACAGAGGAAACTCCAAGAAGCTGAAGAACATGCAAATAAAAGGATAGCAGAGGTCCTTGAACAAGTTAAATCTGCTAATACTAAGGAACAAGAAACTCGGGAGAAGTTGGATGTAGCCAATTTGGAGCTTGAAAACCTTAGGAAGAGAGAAAGTGAATCTTCTGAGAATCTAGAGGCTGTGCGTATAGCAAATCTGGCAATGGATGCAGATTTAAaaaaatcaaaggaagaggcagaggaatGGAAGAAGGCTGCAGACATGGCTAAAGCTGCAGTGGCATTATCTCGAAATGGTGAAATGAATGGTAAGGTTGTTAATCGGTCAGTTTCAGTGCAGGAGCACTTACCATCTGAATCTTTTGGAGATGTTCCGAGCGTTAAAATTCCATCACCACTGAAATCAGAGGGCCTGGATCAGACGGAGACAATGAGTTTAGAAGAGGTTGATCAACCTGAAAgcccaacaaagaagaagaagaaagccaTGCTGCGAAAGTTTGGGGACCTTTTAAAAAAGAAAAGCCATCATAAGTAA